The region GCGGCACGCGCGATGGCGTTCGCGGGCATCGCGGCGGTGTCCGCGACATGGGCCTACCTTGTTCTGGCTCACCAGTTTTCCCAAAACCGTTCCGCGTTGGCCGGCATGGCGCTGCTGTGGGCTCTCGCTCTCGTCGGCGGCGCCTGTTTGGCGGTACGCGCGTTCGAAGAAGCCGAGATCGGTGTCGCGCTCGGCTCGGCGGCACTGCCGATCACCGGTGCGGTGGTGTGGGAGGCGGCCTCCGGCCTGGCGGCGTATCGCCCGCTGACGTTCTGCGGGCTGATGATGGTCTTGGTCTACCTGCTCATGCGCGTCATCCGGAAGCGGTACTGGGCACACCTTGCTGCCGGCGTAGTCCTGGCCTTGGCCATGGTCGCGGTTTCGGTGTCCCTCGCAGGCGTTCGTCGTGACCTGGTCGGAATCGGCCTGTCGGTGACCGCCGTCGCGACATGCGCTGCGCTGGGCCGCATGTCGACCACTTTCAGATGGTTCACGTTCGCGCGACGGGCGGAGAAGCGGTCCCCCGCCGCCGACCGTCCAGACGATCCAGCGCAGTTAGCACAGGCGGTCTGGGAACGACGACAGTCGGCCAAGGTAGCCCGGTGGGGTTTGCGCGTCGGTTTAGCAGTAAGCACCGCGCTGGGCGCGGTCTGGCTCCTGTGGCCGACACTGCCCGTGCGGTGGTCTGACCTGGCATTCGCCGCGTTGTGTACCGCGATACTGACGTCGCATGCACAAGGAGTCTCGGCGCGACCAGAGCGAATCAGCCTGAACCTGGTCGCCGCGGCACTCGGTGTCTTCACCTGCTGGCGTGCCCATGACGGGACGGCGGTCATGCGGTTGACGGCTTTCGGTGTCGCGCTGACCGCCTCGGCATTGATTGTCCTCATCACGGCTCGAGACCGCAGCGACGAGAGGTTGGACTGGATCGGCCAGATTCTCCCGCACAGTATGTATTTCAGTGTCGCCTTGCTGATCCCGTCCGTCGCCTGGGTAGTAAGGACGCATGGCGGCGTGATCATATGACGATCCGATGCGTGTCGGTGGTGTCGGTGGTGTTGTACACGGCCAGCGCGACCCTGGCCCCGGCAGCGGCTTTCGCGGTCGATCCGCCGATCATCGCGCCTGGGCTGCCGCCCACAGGACCCGTCGCCCCTCTTGGCCCGACCGAGCAGAAGGCCGTGTGCGGAACCGGAGCCGTTGTTCCCGGTAGTCGATTCCGGTCCCGGTCCGCCGCGGACGAAATGCTCGATTTCACCGCGGCGTGGCGCTTTTCACGCGGCGCCGGACAACGCGTTGCAGTTATCGATACCGGCGTGGCGCCTGATCTTCGGCTCCCTGCTCTCGTACCTGGCGGAGACTATGTTTCCACCTCTGACGGCCTTTCAGATTGCGACGTCCATGGCACCTTGGTCGCCGGTCTCATCGCGGCGGCGCCCAGCCCCAACGACGGATTCGCGGGAGTGGCACCGGACGCGACCATCATCTCGAT is a window of Mycobacterium sp. 3519A DNA encoding:
- a CDS encoding EsaB/YukD family protein, which gives rise to MTDLSAPNQSTPLTPERIRLSLRGIRAQVDVSLPLDVPVAGLIPILTVLFRPDGEAQSDATAEASAGESTSEVWVLRRDDVDTPLASDTTLRAAGLVDGGTLRLTSTPALSGPMLYDDVVDATATLNKTVHAGWDASAARAMAFAGIAAVSATWAYLVLAHQFSQNRSALAGMALLWALALVGGACLAVRAFEEAEIGVALGSAALPITGAVVWEAASGLAAYRPLTFCGLMMVLVYLLMRVIRKRYWAHLAAGVVLALAMVAVSVSLAGVRRDLVGIGLSVTAVATCAALGRMSTTFRWFTFARRAEKRSPAADRPDDPAQLAQAVWERRQSAKVARWGLRVGLAVSTALGAVWLLWPTLPVRWSDLAFAALCTAILTSHAQGVSARPERISLNLVAAALGVFTCWRAHDGTAVMRLTAFGVALTASALIVLITARDRSDERLDWIGQILPHSMYFSVALLIPSVAWVVRTHGGVII